The Hyperolius riggenbachi isolate aHypRig1 chromosome 3, aHypRig1.pri, whole genome shotgun sequence genome window below encodes:
- the ADRB2 gene encoding beta-2 adrenergic receptor: MDSPNATQIDFNSTYNGTKPGEPWMVGMGILMSIIVLIIVLGNVLVISAIAKFQRLQTVTNYFVTSLACADLVMGLIVVPFGASVIIMGAWEFGNFWCEFFTSVDILCVTASIETLCVIAVDRYFAITSPFRYQSLLTKCKARIIILIVWIVSILTSFLPINMHWYRTPEENAQKCYNDETCCYFYTNPAYAISSSIISFYLPLVVMIFVYSRVFQEAKKQLKKIDKCEGRFHNQQDANGKLVNRRTSKFCLKEHKALKTLGIIMGTFTLCWLPFFIVNIVQVMHKEIIPAQVYNFLNWVGYVNSAFNPFIYCRSPDFRYAFQELLCMKKSSTKLYMNGYPQSNGNSVYNEESEANTGRDRTNEVFFKEDKTPSPSLVHCEGTVVDYSLDPLGKNHNTQDDCLL; encoded by the coding sequence ATGGATAGCCCTAACGCGACACAGATCGACTTCAACTCTACATACAACGGCACGAAGCCCGGGGAACCATGGATGGTGGGCATGGGCATACTGATGTCCATTATTGTCCTGATAATTGTCCTTGGGAATGTTCTGGTGATCTCAGCTATAGCAAAGTTCCAAAGACTGCAAACTGTCACAAACTACTTTGTCACGTCCCTAGCCTGTGCGGACTTGGTGATGGGGCTGATAGTGGTACCCTTTGGGGCTAGTGTCATTATCATGGGTGCCTGGGAGTTTGGCAACTTCTGGTGTGAGTTCTTCACCTCTGTGGACATCCTGTGCGTGACCGCAAGTATAGAGACGCTGTGTGTGATTGCAGTGGACAGGTATTTTGCAATCACCTCTCCATTCAGGTATCAAAGCCTGCTAACCAAGTGCAAAGCTAGGATTATCATCCTCATAGTTTGGATTGTGTCAATCCTCACCTCTTTTCTCCCGATCAACATGCACTGGTATAGAACTCCTGAGGAGAATGCACAGAAATGTTACAATGATGAAACATGCTGTTACTTTTATACCAACCCAGCTTATGCCATATCATCTTCCATCATCTCGTTTTACCTTCCCCTGGTAGTCATGATTTTTGTCTACTCCAGGGTTTTCCAGGAGGCCAAGAAACAGCTTAAGAAGATAGACAAATGCGAAGGGAGGTTCCACAACCAACAAGACGCCAATGGTAAACTAGTCAACAGAAGGACATCCAAGTTTTGTTTGAAGGAGCACAAAGCACTGAAGACATTGGGCATTATtatgggtacttttactttatgtTGGCTTCCTTTTTTCATCGTCAACATAGTCCAAGTGATGCACAAGGAGATCATTCCTGCACAGGTTTACAACTTTTTGAACTGGGTGGGCTATGTGAACTCCGCTTTCAACCCATTCATCTACTGCAGGAGTCCAGACTTTAGATACGCTTTTCAAGAGTTGTTGTGTATGAAGAAGTCGAGCACTAAGCTTTACATGAACGGATATCCTCAGAGCAATGGGAACAGTGTGTACAATGAAGAATCTGAGGCTAACACGGGCAGAGATAGAACTAATGAAGTCTTCTTCAAGGAGGACAAGACTCCTAGTCCATCCCTGGTACACTGTGAAGGTACTGTAGTGGACTACAGCTTGGACCCACTTGGCAAAAACCACAACACGCAGGATGATTGCTTATTATAG